From a single Silene latifolia isolate original U9 population chromosome 6, ASM4854445v1, whole genome shotgun sequence genomic region:
- the LOC141587367 gene encoding pentatricopeptide repeat-containing protein At1g03100, mitochondrial translates to MLRNKKLQGLVLSSWHLSGFGFCEKAISVAPAILSLVNESGYHQRWRYRNYVVNHRRSFTTSGTILVQARDPAKLCLDIQNAVNERRYDDAWRFLEQHMHMEGFPRKSVVNMLLAGYAETLDPRLLNLAFGLVERIFEEGKHALLEKETLLYFALALSKCGMPVPASVLLRKLVQIEEYPPVTAWSAVLAYMSMSSSGAYLAAELILEIGHLFKDNRIDPRKKSNAPLIAMKPNTLALSVAVGGCLVSGTTRIAEELLDMMPRIGVKADTTLLILMAHIYERNGRREELKKLKRHIDEAHDLNEIQLLQYYNCLLNCHLKFGDLDLASLMVLDMLHKGKEAQNSLAAATLMFEPAKKEILSSSIQTLANMDSSDLDKPVKLACQFISFEDFCRDRNFTSLQRKTKEILVYLSSELQKTVELVITKRGIIQPTDTAYVKIAKSFLESGKTKDLAEFLIKVERKEAPSSADDSALVHVINTCISLDWLDQAHDILDEMRFAGIRTSSSVNSSLLKAYCKANRTKEVMSLLQEVRRSGIQLDASCYESLIELRVQHKDSLGALNLFKEMKEAKIPRAGHQEFEVLVEGCAQSGEAGLMAKLLQEIKEGERVDCGVHDWNNVIHFFCKKRLIQDAEKALKKMRSLGHTPNAQTFHSLVTGYAAIGGKYTEVAELWGEMKSLASSTQMKFDQELLDSVLYTFVRGGFFFRANEVVAMMEKKNMFIDKYRYRTLFLKYHRTLYKGKSPKSESETQFKRREAALSFKKWVGLF, encoded by the coding sequence ATGCTAAGAAATAAGAAGCTTCAGGGCCTTGTTTTATCTTCATGGCACCTTAGTGGTTTCGGGTTTTGTGAAAAAGCAATCTCTGTCGCGCCAGCCATTTTATCTTTAGTTAATGAAAGTGGGTACCATCAAAGGTGGAGATATCGTAACTATGTAGTTAATCATCGTCGTTCTTTCACAACAAGCGGGACAATTTTGGTGCAGGCTCGTGACCCTGCTAAACTGTGTTTGGATATACAAAATGCAGTTAATGAACGTAGATATGATGATGCTTGGAGATTTTTAGAACAGCATATGCATATGGAAGGGTTTCCTAGAAAATCGGTTGTCAATATGTTGCTTGCTGGTTATGCTGAGACTTTGGACCCGCGGTTGCTAAATCTGGCTTTTGGGTTAGTTGAACGGATATTTGAGGAGGGTAAGCACGCGTTACTTGAGAAAGAGACTCTTTTATACTTTGCTCTTGCGCTATCAAAGTGTGGCATGCCAGTGCCTGCATCTGTTTTATTGAGAAAGTTGGTACAGATTGAAGAATATCCACCGGTGACAGCTTGGTCTGCCGTCTTGGCCTACATGTCAATGTCATCGTCTGGAGCTTATCTTGCTGCTGAGCTAATTCTTGAGATAGGCCATCTGTTTAAGGATAACAGGATAGACCCCCGTAAAAAAAGTAACGCACCTTTGATTGCGATGAAGCCTAACACCCTCGCCTTAAGTGTTGCAGTAGGAGGGTGTCTTGTGTCCGGAACAACTAGGATAGCTGAGGAGCTACTGGACATGATGCCTAGAATTGGTGTTAAGGCTGATACTACGTTGTTAATCTTGATGGCACATATTTATGAAAGGAATGGGAGAAGAGAAGAACTAAAAAAGTTGAAGAGACACATAGACGAAGCACACGACCTTAATGAGATTCAGTTGCTGCAGTATTATAATTGCTTGCTTAACTGTCATCTGAAATTTGGGGACTTGGATTTGGCATCTCTTATGGTTTTAGACATGCTTCATAAGGGAAAAGAAGCTCAGAATTCTCTTGCTGCCGCCACCCTCATGTTTGAACCCGCCAAAAAAGAAATCTTATCCTCTTCTATCCAAACTCTTGCCAATATGGACTCTAGTGATTTAGATAAGCCTGTAAAACTGGCATGCCAGTTTATATCTTTTGAGGATTTTTGCAGAGATCGGAACTTCACTTCTTTGCAAAGGAAAACAAAAGAAATACTCGTATATTTGTCATCAGAGTTGCAGAAAACGGTTGAACTGGTCATCACTAAGCGAGGTATTATCCAACCAACAGATACTGCATACGTGAAAATAGCGAAGTCATTTCTGGAATCTGGTAAGACTAAGGACTTAGCCGAGTTTCTTATCAAGGTTGAAAGGAAAGAGGCCCCATCTTCTGCTGACGATTCTGCCTTGGTCCATGTCATCAATACTTGCATTTCACTTGATTGGCTTGATCAAGCACATGATATTCTTGATGAAATGCGTTTTGCTGGAATTAGGACCAGTTCTTCTGTGAACTCCTCTCTTTTGAAAGCATATTGTAAGGCGAATAGAACAAAAGAGGTTATGTCACTTTTACAGGAAGTCCGTAGGTCTGGAATTCAACTAGATGCAAGTTGTTATGAGAGTTTGATAGAGTTGAGGGTTCAACACAAGGATTCTCTCGGGGCTCTCaatcttttcaaagagatgaAAGAAGCGAAAATCCCAAGAGCTGGGCATCAAGAATTTGAGGTCCTTGTCGAAGGATGTGCACAAAGTGGCGAAGCAGGATTAATGGCCAAACTCTTGCAGGAAATTAAGGAGGGAGAGCGAGTGGATTGCGGAGTTCACGATTGGAATAATGTGATCCATTTTTTTTGTAAGAAGAGATTGATACAAGATGCAGAGAAGGCGCTGAAAAAGATGCGAAGCTTGGGACATACTCCGAATGCACAAACTTTTCACTCTCTGGTTACTGGATATGCAGCCATTGGTGGAAAATATACTGAGGTGGCAGAACTATGGGGGGAGATGAAAAGCCTTGCATCTTCCACCCAAATGAAATTTGATCAAGAACTCTTAGACTCCGTCCTTTACACTTTTGTAAGGGGTGGTTTTTTCTTCCGAGCTAATGAAGTTGTGGCGATGATGGAGAAAAAGAACATGTTCATTGATAAATACCGGTACCGTACCCTATTTTTGAAGTACCACAGGACATTATACAAGGGCAAGTCTCCAAAATCCGAGTCCGAAACTCAATTTAAGAGACGAGAGGCGGCTTTGTCTTTCAAAAAATGGGTTGGCTTATTCTAG
- the LOC141587368 gene encoding uncharacterized protein LOC141587368 → MQQRSLTSLASLKFSKEAEHVVEEWKLKIIYVSLPQLPSSVPEGEEEGDSPRGYVSDNGHLSGSESAAGPRALSCGLCSQRPPMFFFLGKWLFPEVTNSYCNLAIVSNHNFGNTGILL, encoded by the exons ATGCAACAACGGAGCCTTACATCCCTTGCATCCTTGAAG TTCAGCAAAGAGGCAGAGCATGTTGTTGAGGAGTGGAAATTGAAAATTATTTATGTTTCTCTGCCTCAACTACCCTCGTCAGTTCCAGAAGGCGAGGAAGAAGGAGATTCTCCGAGGGGATATGTTTCAGACAATGGACATTTGAGCGGTTCCGAGTCTGCTGCT GGACCTAGAGCACTTAGCTGTGGACTTTGTAGTCAGAGACCACCTATGTTTTTTTTCTTGGGAAAATGGTTATTTCCTGAAGTAACGAATTCGTATTGCAATTTAGCAATTGTCTCCAATCACAACTTTGGCAATACTGGCATTCTATTATGA